One Falsarthrobacter nasiphocae DNA segment encodes these proteins:
- a CDS encoding DNA cytosine methyltransferase — protein sequence MSLFSGGGGLDLGFEAAGFEPLVCLDNDPIACETLRTNRPSWNVVCNDIRQFNATPYRGADVVVGGPPCQGFSTAGKGDPADPRNFLWKEYMRVVQEVQPRAVVLENVSALTHKRNGDHLTGIMNHLREEGFSFAYGVLNAAHYGVPQARRRLIVIGVRDGEPSLPPATTTEHPATVWDAIHDLAKLEATPSLNHVPNHHAPHVAERWSKLGPGEVDPNYRRARLDPSKPSLTIRAGGGYGPNGNHLGGFHPPIHPTFPRQLTVREAARIQSFPDSWTLCGPKTIQGRQIGNAVPVRLAEAIALHVTKLLDKS from the coding sequence GTGAGCTTGTTCAGCGGCGGCGGCGGTCTCGACCTTGGCTTCGAGGCCGCAGGGTTCGAACCCTTAGTCTGCCTCGACAACGATCCAATTGCATGCGAAACCCTACGGACGAACCGCCCCTCCTGGAACGTCGTCTGCAACGACATCCGCCAATTCAACGCGACACCTTATCGCGGTGCGGATGTAGTAGTCGGTGGCCCTCCCTGCCAAGGCTTTAGCACTGCAGGGAAAGGTGATCCAGCTGATCCGAGAAATTTCCTTTGGAAAGAGTACATGCGAGTCGTCCAAGAGGTGCAGCCCCGGGCAGTGGTCCTAGAAAACGTGTCCGCGCTGACCCACAAACGGAATGGCGACCATCTCACAGGTATTATGAACCACCTCCGAGAAGAGGGATTTAGCTTTGCATATGGCGTGCTCAACGCGGCCCACTACGGAGTGCCTCAGGCTCGCCGGAGACTCATAGTCATTGGTGTTCGTGATGGCGAGCCATCCCTCCCGCCCGCCACGACCACGGAACACCCAGCTACGGTATGGGACGCCATTCATGACCTCGCAAAACTGGAGGCCACCCCTTCCCTCAACCATGTTCCCAACCACCACGCACCTCACGTGGCTGAACGCTGGTCCAAGTTGGGGCCGGGCGAAGTGGATCCTAATTACAGGCGCGCTCGCCTTGACCCGAGCAAGCCGTCCCTTACCATCAGGGCCGGCGGAGGTTACGGACCCAACGGAAACCATCTCGGAGGCTTCCATCCCCCAATCCACCCAACCTTCCCGCGACAGCTCACAGTTCGCGAAGCAGCGCGCATCCAATCCTTTCCGGACAGCTGGACTCTATGCGGGCCAAAAACCATCCAGGGACGCCAAATTGGCAACGCCGTACCAGTCCGCCTCGCCGAAGCTATAGCTCTGCACGTCACCAAACTGCTCGATAAATCATGA
- a CDS encoding HpcH/HpaI aldolase family protein: MQLRLSPTLRDRLASADRPLAGMWVCSGSPLVAEICAGSGLDWLLIDMEHSPNGLEAVLAQLQAVAAYPITPVVRVPFGDTVTLKQVLDLGAQTVLVPMVESAAQARELVADVRYPPLGRRGVGSALARSARWNRVDDYLLDAAAHVSLFVQVESAAGVAAAGEIAAVDGVDGVFVGPSDLAASMGLLGQQTHPDVVAAVRSVFAAVRAAGKPVGVNAFDPEVARGYAEDGAAFLLVGADVALLARGSEGLAASWARAAGIEIPGRSRQLTRGDSKPPRQGSRPSY, from the coding sequence ATGCAGCTTCGTCTGAGTCCTACGTTGCGGGATCGTCTAGCCTCGGCGGACCGTCCCCTGGCCGGCATGTGGGTGTGCTCCGGCAGTCCCCTGGTTGCGGAGATCTGCGCCGGGTCCGGGCTGGACTGGCTGCTCATTGACATGGAGCACTCCCCCAATGGTTTGGAGGCGGTGCTGGCCCAGCTGCAGGCGGTGGCGGCGTACCCGATTACCCCGGTGGTGCGCGTGCCCTTTGGGGACACCGTGACGCTCAAGCAGGTGTTGGACCTCGGGGCGCAGACCGTGCTGGTGCCGATGGTGGAGTCTGCGGCTCAGGCGCGGGAGCTGGTGGCCGACGTGCGGTACCCGCCGCTGGGGCGGCGCGGGGTTGGGTCCGCGCTGGCCCGCTCGGCGCGGTGGAACCGGGTTGATGATTACCTTTTGGACGCCGCGGCTCACGTGAGCCTGTTTGTGCAGGTGGAGAGCGCGGCGGGCGTTGCGGCGGCAGGTGAGATTGCGGCCGTGGACGGCGTGGATGGGGTGTTTGTGGGGCCGAGTGACTTGGCGGCCTCCATGGGCCTGCTGGGCCAGCAGACGCACCCGGATGTGGTGGCGGCGGTTCGTTCGGTGTTTGCGGCCGTGCGGGCCGCGGGCAAGCCGGTGGGCGTCAACGCGTTTGACCCTGAAGTGGCTCGGGGCTACGCGGAAGACGGGGCGGCCTTCCTGCTGGTCGGGGCGGATGTTGCTCTTTTAGCGCGTGGGTCGGAGGGATTGGCGGCGAGCTGGGCGCGTGCAGCAGGGATCGAGATCCCAGGGAGGTCTCGGCAATTGACACGAGGAGACTCTAAGCCTCCACGCCAAGGAAGCCGCCCGAGCTACTAG
- a CDS encoding ISL3 family transposase, producing the protein MPQATLTAPDLDAFCRLNDLGLTVTGQHIAPDKAVLECRIRPTDDTDRWCRQCGQQGIARGTVTRHLAHVPFGHRPTQLKLRIRRYRCPDCQSVWRQNTMAAAWPRTKLSRHAALWALRAVVIDRLSITRVAAGLGVAWNTANDAVLDTGRRLLINAPGRLDGVQVIGVDEHVWSHTGTGSKYVTVIIDLTPIRAGTGTSRLLDMVPGRSKQVFKTWLAERTPEFRNGIEIVAMDGFTGYKSAATEEIPAARAVMDPFHVVALAGEKIDQCRQRVQQATLGRRGRSADPLYGIRRVLHTGAGLLTSRQAARLAAVFACEAHVEVEVTWSVYQRIVAAYRDPDRVAGRRRMQAVIASLARGVPEALTELITLGRTLKRRAADVLAFFDHPGSSNGPTEAINGRLEHLRGTALGFRNLAHYIARSLLDVGGFRTALHPHL; encoded by the coding sequence ATGCCCCAGGCTACCCTCACGGCCCCCGATCTCGACGCGTTCTGCCGACTGAACGACCTCGGACTCACAGTCACCGGCCAGCACATCGCTCCCGACAAGGCCGTCCTGGAATGCCGGATCCGCCCCACAGACGATACTGATCGGTGGTGTCGCCAGTGCGGCCAGCAAGGCATCGCCCGTGGCACCGTCACCCGCCACCTCGCCCACGTTCCCTTCGGGCACCGGCCCACGCAGCTGAAGCTGCGGATCCGCCGCTACCGGTGCCCGGACTGCCAGAGCGTGTGGAGACAGAACACCATGGCCGCGGCCTGGCCCAGGACGAAACTCTCTCGCCACGCCGCCCTATGGGCACTGCGTGCCGTGGTCATCGACCGCCTCTCGATCACCCGGGTCGCCGCAGGCCTCGGGGTCGCCTGGAACACGGCCAACGACGCCGTGCTGGACACTGGGCGTCGCCTGCTCATCAATGCTCCCGGACGCCTGGACGGCGTACAGGTCATCGGCGTCGATGAGCACGTCTGGTCCCATACCGGCACCGGGTCGAAGTACGTCACCGTCATCATCGATCTCACCCCGATCCGCGCCGGTACTGGGACCTCGCGCCTGTTGGACATGGTGCCGGGGCGTTCAAAGCAGGTCTTCAAGACCTGGCTCGCTGAGCGCACGCCCGAGTTCAGGAACGGGATCGAGATCGTGGCGATGGACGGCTTCACCGGCTACAAGAGCGCCGCTACCGAAGAGATCCCGGCTGCCAGAGCGGTGATGGACCCGTTCCATGTCGTGGCCCTGGCCGGGGAGAAGATCGATCAGTGCCGCCAGCGAGTGCAGCAGGCCACGCTCGGGCGCCGGGGTCGTTCAGCAGACCCGCTGTACGGGATCCGGCGGGTGCTGCATACCGGGGCCGGGCTGCTGACCAGCCGTCAGGCAGCCAGGTTGGCGGCCGTCTTCGCGTGCGAGGCCCACGTGGAGGTCGAGGTGACGTGGAGCGTGTATCAGCGGATCGTGGCTGCCTACCGCGACCCTGACCGCGTAGCTGGACGGCGGCGGATGCAGGCAGTTATCGCTTCGCTGGCCCGCGGGGTGCCAGAGGCGCTGACGGAGCTGATCACGCTAGGTCGGACCTTGAAGCGCAGGGCTGCAGATGTGTTGGCGTTCTTCGATCATCCAGGCTCGAGCAACGGGCCGACTGAGGCGATCAACGGCCGTCTGGAGCACTTACGGGGCACGGCACTGGGATTCCGGAACCTGGCCCACTACATCGCTCGATCCCTGCTGGACGTCGGCGGGTTCAGAACAGCACTACACCCTCATCTGTGA
- a CDS encoding AlbA family DNA-binding domain-containing protein — protein MVQQYLGPALGVVAFSTWSELEDAAEQGLLEESVWCELKEMPTPQSCSKKDANLEMARDLASLSVDGGLLIFGVRDNNFDVVGCDTQGLTDRISQVAGGRVYPPLSPTILPPLLNPEDESRSVLIVQVPPSPLAPHMVDGSYWGRSSNGKRKLNDTEVRRLLLQRDRGEDSFRQRLISMETNDPLSHYVEGHPTGNGHIYLVAEPCAPVARAGNERQGDEVLRKVTRASAWQGVVPKCVYRSPNPAGDAYATVGPHGERIPSRGERSLCHVLLHEDSSIEVVSGGGTATWESDSGQPINYLCAGLISTLVIQTLELVADRSRAWGYTGQWRVGLRVTKTRGAVYSTKDIMRRYPAFVADDYVRTTVIQGINTDPLEQAETLLRGLYRGLGIDSDPITEVAN, from the coding sequence ATGGTTCAGCAATACCTCGGTCCCGCCCTCGGTGTGGTGGCCTTCTCGACCTGGTCAGAGCTCGAAGATGCAGCAGAGCAAGGATTGCTGGAAGAGTCCGTTTGGTGCGAGCTCAAGGAGATGCCCACCCCGCAAAGCTGCTCCAAGAAGGACGCAAATCTAGAGATGGCCCGCGACCTGGCCTCTCTCAGCGTGGACGGCGGCCTGCTCATCTTCGGAGTACGCGACAACAACTTCGACGTCGTCGGATGCGATACCCAGGGGTTGACAGACCGCATATCTCAAGTAGCGGGCGGGCGCGTCTATCCCCCGTTGTCGCCCACCATCCTGCCCCCGCTCCTCAACCCAGAGGATGAGAGCCGGTCAGTCCTGATTGTCCAGGTTCCACCCTCCCCGCTTGCACCCCATATGGTGGATGGCAGCTATTGGGGTCGAAGTAGCAATGGCAAGCGCAAGCTCAACGATACTGAGGTGCGCCGCCTACTCCTGCAACGCGATCGGGGAGAAGACTCCTTCCGACAGCGCCTCATCAGCATGGAGACCAACGACCCGCTGTCCCACTACGTTGAAGGACATCCCACCGGTAATGGGCACATCTATCTTGTCGCTGAGCCATGTGCTCCGGTAGCGCGGGCCGGCAACGAACGTCAAGGCGATGAGGTCCTCCGAAAGGTGACGCGAGCAAGCGCCTGGCAAGGTGTCGTCCCGAAGTGTGTCTACCGCTCCCCCAATCCTGCGGGGGACGCCTATGCCACGGTCGGCCCGCACGGTGAGCGTATTCCAAGCAGGGGGGAGCGGTCACTCTGTCATGTCTTGCTGCACGAGGACAGCTCGATTGAAGTGGTCTCAGGCGGCGGAACCGCCACGTGGGAAAGCGACTCCGGACAGCCCATCAACTACCTCTGCGCCGGGCTCATCTCAACACTGGTCATCCAGACCCTAGAACTCGTTGCCGACCGCTCACGGGCGTGGGGGTACACAGGGCAATGGCGTGTGGGCTTGCGTGTCACCAAGACACGGGGGGCTGTCTACTCCACCAAAGACATCATGAGGCGCTACCCCGCCTTTGTCGCCGACGACTACGTCCGCACCACCGTCATCCAGGGGATCAATACCGACCCTCTGGAACAGGCCGAGACCCTCCTTCGAGGACTCTACCGCGGACTCGGGATCGACTCTGATCCAATCACTGAGGTGGCTAACTAA
- a CDS encoding IS110 family RNA-guided transposase, translating into MTYQLYIGLDVGKGEHHATALLPDGTIVHDKPLAQSEPKLRDLFTDLIAQHGTGLVVVDQPKTIGALPVAVAKAVGLDVAYLPGLTMRRVADLHPGQAKTDARDAFIIADTARTMPHTLRSITVTEENIAELTMLCGFDDDLAAQATQVSNRLRGLLTQIHPALERVLGPHLDPKAVVDLLTRYPSPGALKTAGRGHVRARLKKLAPRLAPRLTEEIFEALAEQTVIVAGTGAAAKVIGRLAEQLTQLRRQRDDIAEEILAVVDAHPLSPVLMSMPGVGVRTTARLLTEVVGKTFKSAAHLASYAGIAPVTRQSGSSIRGKSASRRGNKILKRALSLSAVAALSDPASRAYYDRKRAQGKRHNQAVMALARRRSDVLFAMLRDGTFYESRPSRMALAA; encoded by the coding sequence ATGACCTACCAGCTCTACATCGGACTCGACGTCGGTAAGGGCGAGCACCACGCCACCGCGCTACTGCCCGACGGCACCATCGTTCACGACAAGCCCCTGGCCCAATCAGAGCCAAAACTCCGGGACCTCTTCACCGACCTCATCGCCCAGCACGGCACCGGACTTGTGGTTGTGGACCAGCCCAAGACCATTGGGGCCTTGCCCGTGGCGGTTGCTAAAGCCGTGGGCCTGGACGTCGCCTACCTCCCCGGACTAACGATGCGTAGGGTCGCCGATCTGCACCCCGGGCAAGCGAAGACGGACGCGCGGGACGCGTTCATCATTGCCGATACCGCTCGGACCATGCCCCACACGCTGCGCTCGATCACGGTCACCGAGGAGAACATCGCCGAATTGACGATGCTCTGCGGATTCGATGACGACCTCGCGGCTCAAGCCACCCAGGTCAGCAACCGCCTCCGCGGGCTCCTCACCCAGATTCACCCGGCGCTCGAGCGTGTCCTGGGGCCTCACCTGGACCCCAAGGCCGTGGTTGATCTGCTTACCCGCTACCCCAGCCCTGGGGCGTTGAAGACGGCAGGCCGCGGCCACGTGCGGGCCCGGTTGAAGAAGCTCGCCCCGCGTCTGGCGCCCCGACTCACGGAGGAGATCTTCGAGGCCCTGGCCGAGCAGACCGTGATCGTCGCCGGGACGGGCGCGGCCGCGAAAGTCATCGGACGCCTCGCCGAGCAGCTTACTCAGCTGCGTCGGCAGCGCGATGACATCGCCGAAGAGATCCTGGCGGTGGTCGATGCGCACCCTCTTTCCCCTGTCCTGATGTCCATGCCGGGAGTGGGCGTCAGGACCACAGCGCGACTGCTCACAGAAGTGGTTGGCAAGACCTTCAAGTCCGCCGCCCACCTGGCCTCGTACGCGGGGATCGCACCCGTGACGCGACAATCCGGCTCGTCCATCCGTGGCAAGTCAGCCTCACGTCGAGGGAACAAGATCCTCAAACGAGCCTTGTCCCTCTCAGCCGTTGCAGCCCTGAGCGATCCGGCCTCGCGGGCCTACTACGACCGCAAACGAGCCCAAGGCAAGCGCCACAACCAGGCCGTCATGGCGCTCGCCCGCCGCCGTTCCGATGTTCTGTTCGCGATGCTGCGAGACGGAACGTTCTATGAGTCCCGCCCGTCACGAATGGCTCTGGCAGCTTGA
- the hpaD gene encoding 3,4-dihydroxyphenylacetate 2,3-dioxygenase codes for MSQEPLPTSPIVTAEDPIRVTNPLPVPSSPAPDVLRCASMELVVTDLAASREFYVDVLGLVVTEEDEEAVYLRSMEEFIHHNLILRKGPVAAVAAFSYRVRTPEDLDKAVAFYKELGCRVERKKDGYVKGIGDSVRVTDPLGFPYEFFHEVEHVERLAWRYDLYTPGALVRLDHFNQVTPDVPRAVGYMESLGFRVTEDIQDGEGTVYAAWMCRKPTVHDTAMTGGDGPRMHHVAFATHEKHNILAICDKLGALRRSDAIERGPGRHGVSNAFYLYLRDPDGHRVEIYTQDYYTGDPDNPVVTWDVHDNQRRDWWGTPVVPSWYTEASLVLDLDGNPQPLTARTDTSEMAATIGADGFSYTRPDDDAPMPEYKQGEYKLGHQL; via the coding sequence ATGAGCCAAGAACCACTCCCCACCAGCCCCATCGTCACGGCCGAGGACCCCATCCGCGTGACGAACCCGCTGCCCGTCCCCTCCTCCCCCGCGCCGGACGTGCTGCGCTGCGCGTCCATGGAGCTCGTGGTCACGGACCTGGCCGCGTCCCGTGAGTTCTACGTGGACGTGCTGGGCCTTGTCGTCACCGAGGAGGACGAGGAGGCCGTCTACCTGCGGTCCATGGAGGAGTTCATCCACCACAACCTCATCCTGCGCAAGGGCCCCGTGGCCGCCGTGGCCGCGTTCTCCTACCGCGTGCGGACGCCGGAGGACCTGGACAAGGCCGTAGCGTTCTACAAGGAGCTCGGCTGCCGGGTGGAGCGCAAGAAGGACGGCTACGTCAAGGGCATCGGGGACTCGGTCCGCGTCACCGATCCGCTCGGCTTCCCGTACGAGTTCTTCCACGAGGTGGAGCACGTGGAGCGCCTCGCGTGGCGGTACGACCTCTACACGCCGGGCGCGCTCGTCCGCCTGGACCACTTCAACCAGGTCACCCCGGACGTCCCGCGCGCCGTGGGATACATGGAGTCCCTCGGGTTCCGCGTCACCGAGGACATCCAGGACGGCGAGGGCACCGTGTACGCCGCGTGGATGTGCCGCAAGCCCACCGTGCATGACACGGCCATGACGGGCGGCGATGGCCCCCGCATGCACCACGTGGCGTTCGCGACCCACGAGAAGCACAACATCCTCGCCATCTGCGACAAGCTCGGCGCGCTCCGCCGGTCCGATGCCATCGAGCGCGGCCCCGGCCGCCACGGCGTCTCCAACGCGTTCTACCTCTACCTGCGGGACCCGGACGGCCACCGCGTGGAGATCTACACGCAGGACTACTACACCGGCGACCCCGACAACCCCGTCGTCACGTGGGACGTCCACGACAACCAGCGCCGCGACTGGTGGGGCACCCCCGTGGTCCCGTCCTGGTACACCGAGGCGTCCCTCGTCCTGGACCTCGACGGCAACCCGCAGCCGCTCACGGCGCGGACGGACACGAGCGAGATGGCCGCGACGATCGGCGCCGACGGCTTCTCCTACACGCGGCCCGACGACGACGCGCCCATGCCCGAGTACAAGCAGGGCGAGTACAAGCTGGGTCACCAGCTCTAG
- the hpaE gene encoding 5-carboxymethyl-2-hydroxymuconate semialdehyde dehydrogenase, with protein sequence MTEQTAPAGRHIPADLPDRIQHYIDGEFVDSVDGDTFDVLDPVTNQTYLKAASGKKADIERAVAAARRAFTEGPWPTMTARERARILHRIADIVESRDARLAELESFDSGLPISQALGQARRAAENFRFFADLIVAQTDDAFKVPGRQMNYVNRKPIGVAGLITPWNTPFMLESWKLAPALATGNTVVLKPAEFTPLSASLWAGVFEEAGLPQGVFNLVNGFGEEAGDALVKHPDVPLISFTGESRTGQIIFGNAAPFLKGLSMELGGKSPAIVFADADLEAAIDATIFGVFSLNGERCTAGSRILVERPIYDEFVERYAAQAKRVVVGDPQDKATEVGALVHPEHYEKVMSYIEIGKTEGRLVAGGGRPEGFPEGNFVAPTVFADVPRDARIFQEEIFGPVVAITPFDSDDEALALANDVKYGLAAYVWTNDLKRSHNFAQGIEAGMVWLNSNNVRDLRTPFGGVKASGLGHEGGYRSIDFYTDQQAVHITLGPAHNPTFGKGK encoded by the coding sequence ATGACCGAGCAGACCGCCCCCGCCGGCCGCCACATCCCCGCCGACCTCCCGGACCGCATCCAGCACTACATCGACGGCGAGTTCGTCGACTCCGTGGACGGGGACACGTTCGACGTCCTCGACCCCGTGACCAACCAGACCTACCTCAAGGCCGCCTCCGGCAAGAAGGCGGACATCGAGCGGGCCGTGGCCGCCGCCCGCCGCGCCTTCACCGAGGGGCCCTGGCCCACGATGACCGCCCGGGAGCGCGCCCGCATCCTCCACCGGATCGCGGACATCGTCGAGTCCCGGGACGCGCGCCTCGCGGAGCTGGAGAGCTTCGACTCGGGTCTGCCGATCTCCCAGGCGCTGGGCCAGGCCCGCCGCGCCGCCGAGAACTTCCGCTTCTTCGCGGACCTCATCGTGGCCCAGACGGATGACGCCTTCAAGGTGCCCGGTCGCCAGATGAACTACGTCAACCGCAAGCCCATCGGCGTCGCAGGCCTCATCACCCCGTGGAACACGCCGTTCATGCTGGAGTCCTGGAAGCTCGCCCCAGCGCTGGCCACGGGCAACACCGTGGTCCTCAAGCCGGCCGAGTTCACGCCGCTCTCCGCGTCCCTCTGGGCCGGGGTGTTCGAGGAGGCCGGCCTGCCGCAGGGCGTCTTCAACCTCGTCAACGGGTTCGGCGAGGAGGCCGGGGACGCGCTCGTCAAGCACCCGGACGTCCCGCTCATCTCCTTCACGGGCGAGAGCCGCACGGGCCAGATCATCTTCGGCAACGCCGCCCCGTTCCTCAAGGGCCTCTCGATGGAGCTCGGCGGCAAGTCCCCGGCCATCGTCTTCGCCGACGCTGACCTCGAGGCGGCCATCGACGCGACGATCTTCGGCGTCTTCTCCCTCAACGGCGAGCGGTGCACGGCCGGCAGCCGCATCCTCGTGGAGCGCCCCATCTATGACGAGTTCGTCGAGCGGTACGCGGCCCAGGCCAAGCGGGTCGTCGTCGGCGATCCCCAGGACAAGGCCACCGAGGTGGGCGCGCTGGTGCACCCGGAGCACTACGAGAAGGTCATGTCCTACATCGAGATCGGCAAGACCGAGGGCCGCCTCGTGGCCGGCGGCGGGCGCCCGGAGGGCTTCCCCGAGGGCAACTTCGTGGCCCCCACGGTGTTCGCGGATGTGCCGCGTGACGCTCGCATCTTCCAGGAGGAGATCTTCGGCCCCGTCGTCGCCATCACTCCCTTTGATTCCGACGACGAGGCGCTGGCGCTCGCGAACGACGTCAAGTACGGCCTCGCAGCCTATGTGTGGACCAACGATCTCAAGCGGTCCCACAACTTCGCGCAGGGCATCGAGGCGGGCATGGTGTGGCTGAACTCGAACAACGTGCGGGACCTGCGGACGCCGTTCGGCGGCGTCAAGGCCTCGGGCCTGGGCCACGAGGGCGGCTACCGCTCGATCGACTTCTACACGGACCAGCAGGCCGTGCACATCACCCTGGGCCCGGCCCACAACCCCACCTTCGGCAAGGGCAAGTAG
- a CDS encoding NotI family restriction endonuclease: MKSWGIAEWYGENIDEMRPDRRQEAAQISLSVKNKTIAPNEAPSCPFLSTIRPDAKCNKPGGVCSIRLYDNDIPEKDRQPAAVCPNRFLEVASGHSVFARIADKIYGPSSEALVIKEIPFLNKVDADGNISREAKAGRFDWVLIPNPPAPNSTGPLDWLAVETQAVYFSGGNMWSDIEEYLRDPSRLHAPQAQRRPDYRSSGAKRLAPQLDAKAPVIRRWGRKVAVIVDQSFFDELASLPTQISDFDNAEVVWVTMRYNSHMELAVNQIIFSLLDESIAALQATRPLKRSEFENGLKKELWKSGPRRKVHKA, from the coding sequence GTGAAATCTTGGGGCATTGCAGAGTGGTATGGTGAAAATATCGACGAGATGCGGCCAGACCGACGACAAGAGGCTGCCCAAATCTCACTGTCAGTAAAAAATAAGACGATCGCGCCGAACGAAGCCCCCTCCTGCCCATTCCTTTCAACGATACGGCCTGATGCGAAGTGCAATAAGCCCGGTGGCGTTTGCTCCATCCGACTCTATGATAATGATATACCCGAGAAGGACAGGCAACCTGCCGCCGTCTGCCCTAACCGATTCCTCGAAGTCGCATCTGGACACTCCGTATTCGCTCGTATTGCAGATAAAATATATGGCCCTTCGAGTGAGGCTCTGGTTATAAAGGAAATACCGTTCTTAAACAAGGTCGACGCCGACGGAAACATCTCTCGCGAAGCCAAGGCGGGCCGTTTTGACTGGGTTCTTATACCGAACCCTCCCGCCCCGAACTCCACTGGCCCCCTAGACTGGCTTGCTGTCGAAACTCAGGCAGTCTATTTTTCTGGCGGAAATATGTGGTCTGATATTGAGGAGTATCTTAGAGACCCTAGCCGCCTCCATGCGCCGCAAGCCCAACGCAGACCTGATTACCGCTCATCAGGAGCCAAACGGCTCGCGCCGCAGCTGGATGCTAAGGCACCAGTTATTCGTCGCTGGGGGCGTAAAGTTGCGGTCATTGTAGACCAGTCCTTTTTTGACGAACTGGCGTCACTGCCTACGCAGATATCTGACTTCGACAATGCTGAGGTCGTATGGGTTACCATGCGGTATAACTCCCACATGGAGCTAGCTGTAAATCAAATTATATTCAGCCTGCTCGATGAATCTATTGCAGCACTTCAGGCCACGCGCCCCTTGAAGCGAAGTGAATTTGAGAATGGCCTAAAGAAGGAGCTCTGGAAATCTGGGCCCCGGAGAAAAGTCCATAAAGCCTGA
- a CDS encoding fumarylacetoacetate hydrolase family protein, with the protein MLPEETIAALAAELAEAEATRGMIPRITARHPEATVEDSYAIQGVWRDKALAAGRKLVGRKIGLTSRAMQQATGITEPDYGVMFEDTVYPSGARIEAGQFSNVRIEVELAFVLRKPLAGPDCTLEDALDAVDYAVPALEILNSHIEMDGRTIVDTIADNAAYGGMVLGDTRKRPDEVDLRWVPGLLYKNGQIEETGVAAGVLDHPVTGVAWLANKFAAHGARLEAGEVILAGSFTRPMWVDAGDDVRCDFGPMGEVACSFV; encoded by the coding sequence ATGCTGCCCGAGGAGACCATCGCGGCGCTTGCCGCCGAACTCGCCGAGGCCGAGGCCACGCGCGGGATGATCCCGCGGATCACCGCGCGGCACCCCGAAGCGACCGTCGAGGACTCGTACGCCATCCAGGGCGTGTGGCGGGACAAGGCGCTCGCTGCGGGGCGGAAGCTGGTGGGCCGGAAGATCGGGCTGACGTCCCGCGCCATGCAGCAGGCCACGGGCATCACCGAGCCGGACTACGGCGTCATGTTCGAGGACACCGTCTACCCCTCCGGCGCGCGGATCGAGGCCGGGCAGTTCTCCAACGTGCGGATCGAGGTGGAGCTCGCGTTCGTGCTCCGCAAGCCGCTCGCGGGGCCGGACTGCACGCTCGAGGACGCCCTCGACGCCGTGGACTACGCCGTGCCCGCGCTGGAGATCCTCAACTCCCACATTGAGATGGACGGGCGGACCATTGTGGACACCATCGCGGACAACGCGGCGTACGGGGGCATGGTCCTCGGGGACACGCGGAAGCGGCCTGACGAGGTGGACCTGCGCTGGGTCCCCGGCCTCCTCTACAAGAACGGGCAGATCGAGGAGACCGGCGTGGCGGCCGGCGTCCTGGACCACCCGGTGACGGGCGTGGCGTGGCTTGCTAATAAGTTCGCGGCGCACGGGGCACGCCTCGAGGCCGGGGAGGTCATCCTGGCCGGGTCCTTCACGCGGCCCATGTGGGTGGACGCGGGCGACGACGTCCGGTGCGACTTTGGGCCGATGGGAGAGGTGGCATGCAGCTTCGTCTGA